In one window of Microbacterium natoriense DNA:
- a CDS encoding glycosyltransferase, translating to MSSPASDSTDHRPLRILIGCDTFAPDINGAARFAERLAAGLVQRGHDIHVAAPNQAYRRAQPRTEVVEGEPMTLHRLPSVRWLAHDWIRFVWPWRSKHYARIVLDRVQPDVVHIQSHIVIGRGLAHIARERGIPVIATNHVMAENILDHSIFPDFVDRKVEKFAWSDAKRTFDMMRAVTTPTRRAADFLEKTVGVSGVIPISCGIDRSQYTPVIGPREKNRIVFVGRLTAEKQVEVILHAITKLDPALETTFDIVGGGDQRKNLENLTVKLGLADRVTFHGRTTDEELRALLSRASVFAIASIAELQSIATMEAMASALPIVAADAVALPHLVHDGENGYLFEPGNVDELAARLTDVLTATPEEYERMQRASLDGVIIHDITRTLDTFEALYRDEPLPE from the coding sequence ATGTCTTCTCCCGCATCCGACTCGACCGACCATCGTCCGCTGCGCATCCTGATCGGCTGCGACACGTTCGCCCCCGACATCAACGGCGCCGCCCGGTTCGCCGAGCGCCTCGCCGCCGGTCTGGTTCAGCGCGGACACGACATCCACGTCGCCGCTCCCAACCAGGCCTATCGCCGGGCGCAGCCGCGCACCGAGGTCGTCGAGGGCGAGCCGATGACTCTGCACCGTCTGCCGTCGGTACGCTGGCTGGCCCACGACTGGATCCGCTTCGTCTGGCCGTGGCGGTCCAAGCACTACGCGCGCATCGTGCTCGACCGGGTGCAGCCCGACGTCGTGCACATCCAGTCGCACATCGTGATCGGCCGTGGCCTCGCCCACATCGCACGTGAGCGCGGCATCCCGGTGATCGCCACCAACCACGTCATGGCCGAGAACATCCTCGATCACTCGATCTTCCCCGACTTCGTCGATCGCAAGGTCGAGAAGTTCGCCTGGTCCGACGCGAAGCGCACCTTCGACATGATGCGCGCCGTCACCACGCCCACGCGCCGCGCCGCCGATTTCCTCGAGAAGACCGTCGGAGTCAGCGGAGTGATCCCGATCAGCTGCGGCATCGACCGCTCGCAGTACACCCCCGTCATCGGTCCGCGCGAGAAGAACCGCATCGTCTTCGTCGGCCGCCTCACCGCAGAGAAGCAGGTCGAGGTCATCCTGCACGCGATCACGAAGCTCGACCCCGCGCTCGAGACCACCTTCGACATCGTCGGCGGCGGCGATCAGCGCAAGAACCTCGAGAACCTCACGGTCAAGCTGGGCCTGGCCGACCGCGTCACGTTCCACGGTCGCACGACCGACGAGGAACTGCGGGCGCTGCTCTCCCGGGCATCTGTGTTCGCGATCGCATCGATCGCCGAGCTGCAGTCGATCGCGACCATGGAGGCCATGGCCTCAGCACTGCCGATCGTGGCCGCCGACGCCGTCGCGCTGCCTCATCTCGTGCACGACGGCGAGAACGGCTACCTCTTCGAGCCGGGCAACGTCGACGAACTGGCCGCACGCCTCACCGACGTGCTGACCGCGACGCCGGAGGAGTACGAGCGGATGCAGCGCGCCTCTCTCGACGGCGTCATCATCCACGACATCACCCGCACTCTCGATACCTTCGAGGCGCTGTACCGCGACGAGCCTCTGCCCGAGTGA
- a CDS encoding HNH endonuclease signature motif containing protein → MNSPVATLDQVVADLDRVLGADSLAALSDAERMDVLRVAGEALRRVEAVVVETVATADPVDFAQRLGCRNMNEVLQRVLRTDARGAALLVKAARLVTSETELITGAPLPARWPALRAALLDGAVGVSGLLAATASIERAGTRIGTTDRLHADVMLADFARGASSVDGAAAGDVAPPATPEDLRLFGSEIAMILDPDGAEPNDRNAMNSRFLTIGREREGVFPVRGNLLPETKAQLQQIIDAQLNPKGSGPATPGVAFTDSTPDDEDPFNSDPRNVIDPRSPAQKRHDALAAALGIAARHEDMPSLGGAAPTLVVHVDAKEVAAGAAGWARIPGIDGPVSASVALHTACTGAIQRVLFDEGRIVGISVTDRVFAVHQRRAIVARDRECLIPGCHVAASWCEIHHVTEHARGGPTHTDNGVPLCWYHHRSLEYSGWEIRMSDGIPQIRGPAWWDAARRWRTPRHSQPSRAAPEPANR, encoded by the coding sequence ATGAACAGCCCTGTCGCCACGCTCGATCAGGTCGTCGCCGACCTCGATCGCGTGCTGGGTGCAGATTCTCTGGCGGCGCTGTCGGATGCCGAGCGCATGGACGTTCTGAGGGTCGCCGGAGAGGCGCTGCGGCGTGTGGAGGCGGTCGTCGTCGAGACGGTCGCCACGGCCGATCCGGTGGATTTCGCACAGAGGCTCGGCTGCCGGAACATGAACGAAGTCCTGCAGCGAGTGCTGCGGACGGATGCTCGCGGGGCAGCGCTCCTGGTGAAGGCTGCGCGGCTGGTGACCAGCGAGACCGAACTGATCACGGGAGCGCCCCTGCCTGCCCGGTGGCCGGCTCTGCGGGCGGCGCTGCTCGACGGAGCAGTCGGAGTCAGCGGGCTGCTCGCCGCCACGGCTTCGATCGAGCGCGCCGGCACGCGGATCGGCACGACCGACCGGCTGCACGCCGACGTCATGCTCGCCGATTTCGCGCGCGGCGCGAGCTCGGTCGACGGTGCGGCTGCCGGAGATGTCGCCCCTCCGGCGACGCCTGAGGATCTGCGGCTGTTCGGCTCGGAGATCGCGATGATCCTCGATCCCGACGGGGCCGAGCCGAACGATCGCAACGCGATGAATTCGCGCTTTCTCACGATCGGCCGTGAGCGCGAGGGTGTATTCCCGGTACGCGGCAATCTGCTCCCCGAGACGAAGGCGCAGCTGCAGCAGATCATCGATGCGCAGCTCAACCCGAAGGGCAGCGGTCCAGCAACGCCGGGGGTCGCGTTCACAGACTCGACGCCCGATGACGAAGATCCCTTCAACTCCGACCCGCGGAACGTGATCGATCCGCGCAGCCCTGCGCAGAAGCGGCACGATGCTCTCGCCGCCGCGCTGGGGATCGCGGCTCGGCATGAAGACATGCCGTCGCTCGGCGGCGCCGCCCCCACGCTCGTGGTGCACGTCGACGCGAAAGAAGTGGCGGCCGGAGCGGCCGGCTGGGCGCGCATACCCGGTATCGACGGTCCCGTCTCAGCATCTGTCGCGCTGCACACGGCGTGCACCGGAGCTATCCAGCGGGTGCTGTTCGACGAGGGCAGGATCGTCGGCATCAGCGTCACGGATCGGGTATTCGCCGTGCATCAGCGGCGTGCGATCGTGGCTCGCGATCGCGAGTGCCTGATTCCCGGCTGCCACGTCGCAGCGAGCTGGTGCGAGATCCATCACGTGACCGAGCACGCCCGCGGCGGCCCGACGCACACCGACAACGGCGTGCCCCTGTGCTGGTACCACCATCGATCGTTGGAGTACTCCGGCTGGGAGATCCGCATGTCCGATGGAATCCCGCAGATCCGCGGGCCGGCCTGGTGGGATGCGGCTCGGCGATGGCGCACCCCGCGTCACTCGCAGCCGAGCAGAGCTGCCCCCGAACCGGCGAATCGCTGA
- a CDS encoding MarR family winged helix-turn-helix transcriptional regulator: MQPLLLDRLLQIADLFQKDMARAFDGTGLTPARVHLLWALQHAGPSTQQALARLCGVSPRNITGLVDALEASGHVRRSPHPSDRRAVLVELTGTATETMTQMQQEHADLDATLIAAVAPEDRAAVERGITAIALHLETLVADAAASEPAKGAP, encoded by the coding sequence ATGCAACCGTTGCTCCTTGACCGTCTTCTCCAGATCGCCGATCTGTTCCAGAAAGACATGGCCCGTGCTTTCGACGGCACCGGACTCACCCCCGCGCGCGTGCATCTGCTCTGGGCGCTGCAGCACGCCGGCCCCTCTACGCAACAGGCGCTCGCTCGCCTCTGCGGCGTCTCGCCGCGCAACATCACGGGTCTGGTCGACGCCCTCGAGGCATCAGGTCACGTGCGACGCTCCCCTCATCCCTCCGATCGGCGGGCCGTGCTCGTCGAACTCACCGGCACTGCGACCGAGACCATGACGCAGATGCAGCAGGAGCACGCCGACCTCGATGCCACGCTCATCGCCGCGGTCGCGCCAGAGGATCGCGCGGCGGTCGAGCGCGGAATCACGGCGATCGCCCTGCATCTCGAGACGCTGGTGGCGGATGCCGCGGCGAGCGAGCCCGCAAAGGGAGCACCATGA
- a CDS encoding MmcQ/YjbR family DNA-binding protein: MATIDDVREIALALPGVEERTGGHTGEPAWRLKSGQIAWMRGPTGADLRQLESLGRAWPEGPVLGVRVGSVEEKEALLAAEPEWLFSIPHFDGYPGLLVRLDAIESERLVEIIADAWLLRAPARVAKEWLAARGLE, from the coding sequence ATGGCCACGATCGATGACGTCCGGGAGATCGCGCTGGCGCTGCCGGGGGTCGAGGAGCGCACAGGCGGACACACGGGGGAGCCGGCCTGGCGGCTGAAGAGCGGTCAGATCGCCTGGATGCGCGGCCCGACGGGTGCCGACCTGCGTCAACTCGAGTCCCTCGGACGTGCATGGCCGGAGGGCCCGGTGCTCGGTGTGCGGGTCGGCTCGGTCGAGGAGAAGGAAGCCTTGCTCGCCGCGGAGCCCGAGTGGCTGTTCAGCATTCCGCACTTCGACGGCTACCCGGGGCTGCTCGTGCGGCTCGACGCGATCGAAAGCGAGCGCTTGGTAGAGATCATCGCCGACGCCTGGCTGCTGAGGGCGCCTGCCCGGGTCGCGAAGGAATGGCTCGCCGCCCGCGGGCTGGAATGA
- a CDS encoding alpha-mannosidase, giving the protein MHDDTTLTLGRVKRVLDERIRPAIHSASVPLTVEAHELPGEPIAPADGLALDFAPVAVPSAWGPAWSTTWFKLSGRVPAEWAGRRVEAVIDLGFDINMPGFQCEALAYRPDGTPVKSINPRNQWVPVAESAHGDEPVELYLEAAANPVLLDYHPFLPTQEGDIRTSSPEPLYRTRRIDLAVFEQEIFELSLDLEVLFELQAELPATSPRRMRILQAMDDALDVLDLQRIAETASDARAKLADVLAAPAEASAHRISAVGHAHIDSAWLWPVRETIRKVARTTSSMTTLLEEQPGFQYGMSSAQQYAWLKEHRPEVYTRVKAAVAEGRFLPLGGMWVESDTVMPSGESLVRQFQYGQRFFESEFGIRSKGVWLPDSFGYSPALPQLMRRAGFEWFFTQKISWNQQNVFPHHTFLWEGIDGSQMFTHFPSMDTYNSQLSGMEVAKASRQFKENRVSSRSIAPVGWGDGGGGTTREMTGKASRLADLEGSAQVVWEHPDVFFDAARAELPHPAIWVGELYLELHRGTLTSQHATKALHRWAEHALVEAELWAATDAVRTGAAYPQDELDRLWQTVLLHEFHDILPGTSIAWVHREAVEVLTEVLEQARKLSDAARRSLAGEGERELRFDPTTGAALDTRSLSERSETKRPTSLTEEGGGWRLENDLVSVLVSGDGLITSAVDKSTGREAVAPGRAANLFQLHQDFPNMWDAWDIDRYYRNSVVDLTEVSSITASLVDGAAVVTVTRRFSESSIEQTISLRPDSRTVALRNDIDWHETEKLLKLAFPLDVQAAHTEAETQFGYQARVTHTNTSWEAAKFETSMHRFVLVREQDFGVALVNDSIYGYDTSREVSDDDVTTTLRLSMLRAPRFPDPDTDHGRHEIQVGFVIGADAAIATAEGIALNSPSTTVHGEREVEPLVSVSGDGIVVSGVKLAADGSGDVIVRLYESLGRRMSGELAVAFEHREVREVTLIEDELDAPRLGAALSLRPFEVRTVRIVR; this is encoded by the coding sequence ATGCATGACGACACCACTCTCACCCTCGGCCGCGTCAAGCGGGTGCTCGATGAGCGCATCCGCCCCGCCATCCACTCGGCATCCGTGCCCCTGACCGTCGAGGCTCACGAGCTGCCGGGTGAGCCGATCGCGCCGGCAGACGGGCTGGCCCTCGACTTCGCGCCGGTCGCCGTGCCGAGCGCGTGGGGACCAGCCTGGTCGACCACGTGGTTCAAGCTCTCGGGCCGCGTTCCCGCGGAGTGGGCGGGCCGTCGCGTCGAGGCCGTGATCGACCTCGGCTTCGACATCAACATGCCGGGTTTCCAGTGCGAGGCGCTCGCGTACCGCCCAGACGGCACTCCGGTGAAGAGCATCAATCCGCGCAACCAGTGGGTGCCCGTCGCCGAGTCGGCGCACGGCGACGAGCCGGTCGAGCTCTACCTCGAGGCGGCGGCGAACCCCGTGCTGCTGGACTACCACCCGTTCCTGCCGACGCAGGAGGGCGACATCCGCACGTCCTCTCCCGAGCCGCTGTACCGCACCCGACGCATCGACCTCGCGGTGTTCGAGCAGGAGATCTTCGAGCTGTCCCTCGACCTCGAGGTGCTGTTCGAGCTGCAGGCGGAGCTTCCTGCGACCTCGCCGCGCCGCATGCGCATCCTGCAGGCGATGGACGACGCCCTCGACGTGCTCGACCTGCAGCGCATCGCCGAGACGGCATCCGACGCTCGGGCGAAGCTCGCTGACGTGCTCGCCGCTCCCGCAGAGGCGAGCGCGCACCGCATCTCCGCCGTCGGCCACGCCCACATCGACTCGGCCTGGCTGTGGCCCGTGCGCGAGACGATCCGCAAGGTGGCCCGCACGACGTCGTCGATGACCACGCTGCTCGAGGAGCAGCCCGGGTTCCAGTACGGCATGTCCAGCGCGCAGCAATACGCCTGGCTCAAGGAGCACCGCCCCGAGGTCTACACCCGCGTCAAGGCAGCGGTGGCGGAAGGGCGATTCCTGCCGCTGGGCGGCATGTGGGTCGAGTCCGACACGGTCATGCCATCTGGCGAGTCGCTCGTGCGCCAGTTCCAATACGGCCAGCGGTTCTTCGAGAGCGAGTTCGGCATCCGCTCGAAGGGCGTGTGGCTGCCCGACAGCTTCGGCTACTCGCCGGCGCTGCCCCAGCTCATGCGCCGTGCCGGGTTCGAGTGGTTCTTCACGCAGAAGATCTCGTGGAATCAGCAGAACGTCTTCCCGCACCACACGTTCCTGTGGGAGGGCATCGACGGTTCGCAGATGTTCACGCACTTCCCTTCGATGGACACCTACAACTCGCAGCTGAGCGGGATGGAGGTCGCCAAGGCCTCGCGCCAGTTCAAGGAGAACCGCGTCTCCTCCCGCTCGATCGCACCGGTGGGCTGGGGCGACGGCGGCGGAGGCACCACGCGCGAGATGACCGGAAAGGCGTCCCGACTGGCCGACCTCGAGGGCAGCGCGCAGGTGGTCTGGGAGCATCCCGACGTCTTCTTCGACGCCGCGCGCGCCGAGCTGCCGCATCCGGCGATCTGGGTCGGAGAGCTGTACCTCGAGCTCCACCGGGGGACCCTGACCAGCCAGCACGCCACGAAGGCGCTGCACCGTTGGGCGGAGCACGCTCTGGTCGAGGCTGAGCTGTGGGCGGCGACGGATGCTGTGCGCACGGGGGCCGCGTATCCGCAGGACGAGCTCGATCGCCTGTGGCAGACCGTGCTGCTGCACGAGTTCCACGACATCCTTCCCGGCACCTCGATCGCCTGGGTGCATCGCGAGGCCGTCGAGGTGCTCACCGAGGTGCTCGAGCAGGCGCGGAAGCTCTCGGATGCCGCTCGCCGTTCGCTCGCGGGCGAAGGCGAGCGCGAACTGCGGTTCGACCCGACGACCGGCGCTGCCCTCGATACTCGGTCGTTGAGCGAGCGGAGCGAGACGAAACGCCCCACCTCCCTGACTGAAGAGGGCGGAGGCTGGCGACTGGAGAACGACCTCGTCTCGGTGCTCGTCTCGGGGGACGGCCTGATCACCTCTGCCGTCGACAAGTCCACGGGCCGTGAGGCGGTGGCGCCGGGGCGCGCGGCGAACCTGTTCCAGCTGCACCAGGACTTCCCCAACATGTGGGATGCGTGGGACATCGACCGCTACTACCGCAACAGTGTCGTCGATCTCACCGAGGTGTCGTCGATCACGGCATCCCTCGTCGATGGCGCCGCCGTCGTGACGGTGACCCGCCGGTTCTCCGAGTCGTCGATCGAGCAGACCATCTCCCTGCGACCGGATTCTCGTACCGTCGCGTTGCGCAACGACATCGACTGGCACGAGACCGAGAAGCTGCTGAAGCTCGCGTTCCCGCTCGATGTGCAGGCTGCGCACACCGAGGCCGAGACGCAGTTCGGATACCAGGCGCGCGTGACGCACACGAACACGAGCTGGGAGGCGGCGAAGTTCGAGACCTCGATGCACCGCTTCGTGCTGGTGCGCGAGCAGGACTTCGGCGTGGCCCTCGTGAACGACTCGATCTACGGCTACGACACCTCGCGCGAGGTGTCCGACGACGACGTGACCACGACCTTGCGGCTCTCGATGCTGCGCGCACCGCGGTTCCCTGATCCCGACACCGACCACGGTCGCCACGAGATCCAGGTCGGCTTCGTGATCGGAGCGGACGCCGCGATCGCGACCGCCGAGGGCATCGCGCTCAACTCCCCGTCGACGACGGTGCATGGTGAGCGCGAGGTGGAGCCACTCGTCTCCGTGTCCGGCGACGGCATCGTCGTGTCGGGCGTCAAGCTCGCGGCCGACGGCTCGGGTGATGTGATCGTGCGGCTCTACGAGTCGCTCGGACGCCGGATGTCAGGCGAACTCGCGGTCGCTTTCGAGCATCGCGAGGTGCGCGAAGTCACGCTGATCGAAGACGAACTCGACGCTCCGCGGCTCGGCGCCGCGCTGTCGCTGCGTCCTTTCGAGGTGCGAACCGTCCGCATCGTGCGCTGA
- a CDS encoding family 20 glycosylhydrolase codes for MTADAEISPRWLAIPQPQLAALTGGFWRPNAVRVVTDEPSLSAEALRLERELAERGIPGGDRQIVRLRRPAETEAEGDVAEAFSIDVDDDIEVRASTPEGAFRATRQVLHNLRAQGAVPRGRVRSAPAVPERGFHLDAARKHFAAAWILELLPVLADVGINSFQWHLSENEGFRIGSDSFAEVVSPLHVSRAEARKIADAAADLHIDLVPSLDMPGHLGHVLASRPELRLAASDGRPIDHALDITRDDAVAFAHMLIDDVARLFPHSTRWNLGGDEFVDFARIDDNPVLQQAARERFGEQATGFDLLTDFVNRTAVHLRERGLAARVWNDGMLRGQVVALDPQVALAWWTNWHAGMSPLSAALTAGHELVNFHDTLFYYVLGEKAGYVYPTSARIWEADWHPGLFPALTDGTRQEIAQPYPSSLRGSVFSVWSDDADAQSAEQVLAGIRSPLRAMAERAWNGGSQLALAEFREVDERIGVPAPSTPLAP; via the coding sequence ATGACAGCGGATGCCGAGATCTCGCCGAGGTGGCTTGCGATCCCGCAGCCGCAGCTCGCCGCACTGACGGGCGGATTCTGGCGGCCGAACGCCGTGCGGGTCGTCACCGACGAGCCGTCGCTGAGCGCCGAGGCGTTGCGTCTCGAGCGCGAGCTCGCAGAGCGGGGCATTCCCGGCGGCGATCGGCAGATCGTGCGCCTGCGACGCCCGGCCGAGACTGAGGCCGAGGGCGACGTCGCGGAGGCGTTCTCGATCGACGTCGACGACGACATCGAGGTGCGCGCATCGACCCCCGAAGGCGCCTTCCGCGCGACCAGGCAGGTGCTGCACAACCTGCGAGCTCAGGGCGCGGTGCCTCGCGGTCGCGTGCGGTCCGCGCCCGCGGTGCCGGAGCGCGGCTTTCATCTGGACGCGGCGCGCAAGCACTTCGCTGCGGCGTGGATCCTCGAGCTGCTCCCCGTTCTCGCCGATGTCGGCATCAACTCGTTCCAGTGGCACCTGTCGGAGAACGAGGGGTTCCGGATCGGGTCCGACTCTTTCGCCGAGGTCGTCTCGCCGCTGCACGTCTCACGTGCGGAGGCGCGGAAGATCGCCGATGCTGCAGCCGACCTGCACATCGATCTGGTCCCTTCGCTCGACATGCCGGGGCACTTGGGGCACGTCCTCGCCTCACGTCCTGAGCTGCGGCTCGCCGCATCCGACGGGCGTCCGATCGACCACGCTCTCGACATCACCCGCGACGACGCTGTGGCTTTCGCGCACATGCTGATCGACGACGTCGCCCGGCTGTTCCCTCACAGCACGCGCTGGAACCTCGGCGGTGACGAGTTCGTCGACTTCGCCCGCATCGACGACAATCCCGTGCTTCAGCAGGCGGCACGTGAGCGCTTCGGCGAGCAGGCCACGGGATTCGATCTGCTCACCGACTTCGTGAACCGGACTGCGGTCCACCTGCGTGAGCGCGGTCTCGCCGCCCGCGTCTGGAACGACGGGATGCTGCGAGGGCAGGTCGTGGCGCTCGACCCGCAGGTGGCGCTGGCCTGGTGGACGAACTGGCATGCCGGGATGAGCCCACTGTCGGCCGCGCTGACCGCCGGACATGAGCTCGTGAACTTCCACGACACGCTGTTCTACTACGTGCTGGGCGAGAAGGCGGGGTACGTCTACCCCACGAGCGCGAGGATATGGGAGGCCGACTGGCACCCGGGGCTGTTCCCTGCGCTGACCGACGGAACGCGCCAGGAGATCGCCCAGCCCTACCCGTCCTCCCTGCGCGGTTCAGTGTTCTCGGTGTGGTCGGACGACGCGGACGCGCAGAGTGCTGAGCAGGTGCTCGCCGGCATCCGCTCGCCGCTTCGCGCCATGGCCGAGCGGGCCTGGAACGGGGGATCGCAGCTGGCACTCGCCGAGTTCCGCGAGGTCGATGAGCGCATCGGCGTCCCCGCTCCGAGCACCCCGCTCGCGCCGTAG
- a CDS encoding carbohydrate ABC transporter permease: MSVNQELRRERAYRTKGSADIMKPSLGGLIGKYALLLIVLAIMVFPFLWQMSTSFKGATENIYDFPPSLIPSAPTLDNYAEVFRTIPVLDYAWHSLLVGVGTVVTNVVFATIGGYALGTMKFRGKWIVLAVIFSTLLLPGEVTLTSQYLTVKSLGLANTLWGVFLPGAIAAINVLLMMAACRMIPPDTLDAATIDGANTMQRLRHIVWPNVRGMVSVVALFAFIGAWDDFLWPLVVLSDPANYTLTVGMQYLSSNFAANPRVIAAGTMIALVPIILLFAALQRQFFKGVEEGSVKG; encoded by the coding sequence ATGAGCGTGAACCAGGAGCTGCGACGCGAGCGCGCGTACCGCACCAAGGGCTCGGCCGACATCATGAAGCCGTCGCTCGGCGGCCTGATCGGAAAGTACGCCCTGCTGCTGATCGTGCTCGCGATCATGGTGTTCCCCTTCCTCTGGCAGATGTCGACGTCTTTCAAGGGCGCGACCGAGAACATCTACGACTTCCCTCCATCTCTGATCCCCTCGGCGCCGACGCTCGACAACTACGCCGAGGTGTTCCGCACGATCCCGGTGCTCGACTACGCCTGGCACTCCCTGCTCGTCGGCGTGGGCACAGTGGTCACCAACGTCGTGTTCGCCACGATCGGCGGCTACGCGCTGGGAACCATGAAGTTCCGCGGCAAGTGGATCGTGCTGGCGGTCATCTTCTCCACGCTGCTCCTCCCCGGAGAGGTCACGCTGACGAGCCAGTACCTCACGGTGAAGTCCCTCGGTCTCGCGAACACGCTCTGGGGCGTCTTCCTGCCGGGCGCGATCGCCGCGATCAACGTGCTGCTGATGATGGCGGCGTGCCGCATGATCCCGCCCGACACGCTGGACGCGGCCACGATCGACGGTGCGAACACCATGCAGCGGCTGCGTCACATCGTGTGGCCGAACGTGCGCGGCATGGTCTCGGTGGTCGCGCTGTTCGCGTTCATCGGGGCGTGGGACGACTTCCTGTGGCCACTCGTCGTGCTCTCGGATCCGGCGAACTACACGCTCACGGTCGGCATGCAGTACCTGAGCTCCAACTTCGCGGCGAATCCGCGCGTGATCGCCGCCGGCACGATGATCGCGCTCGTGCCGATCATCCTGCTCTTCGCCGCGCTGCAGCGGCAGTTCTTCAAAGGCGTCGAAGAGGGCAGCGTCAAGGGATGA
- a CDS encoding carbohydrate ABC transporter permease: MKRQRWFTPYLLVLPAVIWVFVFALWPFLNTVMLAFTDARPLRPAEFVGLANFAKLFEDERFGYALSTSLVYVVVCVPLLTFLPLLLAMLVHSKIPGIGFFRTTFYFPVIASAVVVAIVWEFLFSGSGTVNSALKFFGLADRPIEFLSDRWLLIGCAIGLTVWKGLGYYMVVYLAALGNVGRELHEAAAMDGAGRWRRFWSVTVPGVRGPMMLVSVLVCVGAMRVFTELYVLSNGSGGPGGRAMSMVMLIQSMGKGLNGQVGYASAISLVLFLLTLVPLAVVGVINNSDTIKEALATRRTAKAAKIARSTQGVTR, from the coding sequence GTGAAGAGACAGAGATGGTTCACGCCGTATCTGCTGGTGCTGCCGGCGGTGATCTGGGTGTTCGTGTTCGCGCTGTGGCCGTTCCTGAACACCGTGATGCTGGCGTTCACGGATGCTCGTCCCCTCCGCCCCGCGGAGTTCGTCGGCCTCGCGAACTTCGCGAAGCTGTTCGAAGACGAGAGGTTCGGGTACGCCCTGTCGACCTCGCTCGTCTACGTCGTGGTCTGCGTGCCGCTGCTGACATTCCTGCCCCTGCTGCTCGCGATGCTCGTGCACAGCAAGATCCCGGGAATCGGGTTCTTCCGCACCACCTTCTACTTCCCGGTGATCGCCTCGGCCGTGGTCGTGGCGATCGTCTGGGAGTTCCTGTTCTCTGGTAGCGGCACAGTGAACTCCGCGCTGAAGTTCTTCGGCCTCGCCGATCGGCCCATCGAGTTCCTCTCGGATCGCTGGCTGCTCATCGGCTGCGCGATCGGCCTCACCGTGTGGAAGGGTCTCGGCTACTACATGGTCGTGTACCTCGCAGCGCTCGGCAACGTCGGTCGTGAGCTGCATGAGGCGGCGGCGATGGACGGCGCCGGCCGCTGGCGCCGTTTCTGGTCCGTGACCGTCCCGGGCGTGCGCGGGCCGATGATGCTCGTCTCGGTGCTGGTCTGCGTCGGGGCGATGCGCGTCTTCACCGAGCTCTACGTGCTCTCCAACGGATCGGGCGGACCAGGCGGTCGGGCGATGAGCATGGTCATGCTGATCCAGTCGATGGGCAAGGGACTGAACGGTCAGGTGGGGTATGCGTCGGCGATCTCGCTCGTGCTGTTCCTCCTGACACTCGTGCCGCTCGCGGTCGTCGGCGTGATCAACAACAGCGACACGATCAAGGAGGCGCTCGCCACGAGGCGCACGGCGAAGGCCGCGAAGATCGCGCGCAGCACGCAGGGGGTCACCCGATGA